Part of the bacterium genome, ATTGCCGGGGTGCTTGGTGGCCTGGTGAAAGACGCGCTGCAGGCCCTGCTGCTGCTCGGTGACCATGGCATCGAGGAACAGCCGCCGCCATGGACCGGCGGGCGGGCCGGCAATGAGGTCGTCCGGTGGCGGCGCCGGTTGCGCCGAGGCAGCAACGCCGATGAGGAGCAACAGCAGGAGCACAATGAGCAGTGACTGGGGCAAGCCTCTCACCCTCTTGGCAGGAAGTGTGGCTGCCCCAGCCTATTCGTGACGCCGCGCGGACAGCCCTCCCCCGCGTGTCGCCCGTGGCGGTGGCGGTACGCCCGACACTCCTGTCGGGCGACATGACGATCCGCCCGACAGGGGTGTCGGGCGACACGACGATCCGCCCGACAGGAGTGTCGGGCGTACCAGCCTCCACCCCCGCCTTGACAGCCCCGCCCGGCCGCAATATGATAGGCGCACCATGAGCAGCAGGTTCACCTTCGTCTGGTGCTGGCGCTGGTTCGCTTAACTGAGCGGGCGCCTGATCTGCTGCTTCCCAAACTAGCCGTACCCGACACGCCACAGGCACCCGTACCCGCCTGTGGCGCTTTTGTTTGTGCCAGTCTACTTGCCATCCTGCCATAGCTTTGCAGAAAGGACCCAACTCATGTCTGCCGCCACCCCTTCTCCCGCTGGTCGCTTTGGTCGCTACGGCGGCCAGTACGTGCCCGAGACGCTCATCGCCGCGCTCGGCGAGATCGAGGCCGCCTACAACGCCTGTAAGGATACCCCAGAGTTCCGCGCGGAGTTCGCGGGGCTCTTGCAGGACTACGCCGGGCGGCCCAGCCCCCTGTACTATGCCGGGCGGCTGAGCCAGATGATCGGCTGCAAGGTCTATCTGAAGCGCGAGGACCTCAACCACACCGGCTCCCACAAGATCAACAACTGCCTGGGCCAGGCGCTGGTGGCCCGGCGGATGGGCAAGCCCCGGCTGCTGGCCGAGACGGGCGCCGGGCAGCATGGCGTGGCCACCGCCACCGTCGCCGCGCTGCTGGGGATGCAGGGCGTCGTCTACATGGGCGAGGAGGACGTGCGCCGCCAGGCCCTCAACGTCTTCCGCATGAAGCTGCTGGGTACGGAAGTCGTGCCCGTGACCAGCGGCACCCGCACGCTCAAGGACGCCATCAACGAAGCCTTCCGCGACTGGATGGAGAACGTGGACAGCACGTACTATCTGTTCGGCACGGTGGCCGGCCCGCACCCGTTCCCGACCATGGTCAAGGACTTCCAGTCCGTCATCGGCCGCGAAGTGCGCGCGCAGTGCCTGGAGAAGGAGGGGCGGCTGCCCAGCCGCGTCATCGCCTGCGTGGGCGGGGGCAGCAACTCCATGGGCCTCTTCGCCGACTTCATCCCCGACACGGAGGTCCAGCTCATCGGCGCCGAGGCGGGTGGGCGTGGCCTGCGGGTCGGCGATCACTCGGCGGCCCTGAACCTGGGCACCTTCGGCGTGCTGCACGGCTCGGCCCAGTACGTGCTGCAAGACGAGGACGGCCAGGTCGCCCCGGCCCATTCCATCGCCGCGGGTCTGGACTACCCCGGCGTGGGTCCCGAGCACTGCTACCTCAAGGACATCGGCCGCGCGCGCTATGAGATCGTGGACGACATGGAGGCGGTGCGGGCCTTCAGGATTCTCTCGGAGACAGAGGGCATCATCCCCGCCCTCGAGAGCGCGCACGCCGTCGCCCTGGCCCTGCGCCTCAAAGACGAGTTCAGCCCCGACGAGATCGTAGTGGTGAACATCTCGGGGCGAGGGGATAAGGACTGCGCGGAGGTGGCGGAGGTGTTGGAGAGGGAGGGGTTGTAAGAGCACAAGCGGCTGTCCCCGATAGAAGACGAGTGGGCGGAGAAACGACCGGGCGTGAACTACTCAGTCTCAGTAGGGAATGCCTCCCCTTTCTCGATGGCGCTCACAACCATCACGACCTCTCCGGGTAGGTCGCTCTCGCGCACTGCACGCGCTACTCTGACGGGCGCGAGCGAGATACCGTACTCAGTCTGTGACCATCCCGACAGTCGGCTGAAGACCGCTTTCCCGGACACGACACCCCATCGGCCGTCTTGGCTCTGCCACACTCTGTTGAGATAGGTGCGCACCTGTTGCATGACTGTCTTGATGTCGGGTGGCGGCTTGCCCTCCTGCCTGGCTGCCCTCGTCTGGTAAGCCCACCACGAGCTGGCTAGCGACTGGAAGCAGTCTTCTTCCATGGAGCCAACAACCTCGTCAATCTTGAGCGCTACCAGGTCCGCTAGATCGGTCCCGGCCGAGCCTTGCTCGGCGGGACGCAGCAACCTCGCGATCACCTCGGGTAGAAGCAGGTAGTTCTCGATCTCCTTCCGTCGCCACACATAGAGGTTCACCCCGTTCTGGCGAGACTCGCTGATCATCCCCCTGATCTCGTCCTCTGGCTTGAAGTCCCTGTCCAGAACGCAGTAGACGGAGACATCGGCCATGACGGTCTGCCGCAGCAGCTCTGGCCACGATACCACACTTCCCCACTGGCCCTGCCCACCTACACCGGCACCCGGAAGGGCGTCGAAGGGGGTCTCACTCCGCGGGAAAAGCGTGTTCTGGAATGACTTGAGGAGAGGCAAGTCCTGACCTTCCCAGACGAGGAACTTGCGCCTCGACCCTAACCTACTGAGCGCTATGTTGTGCATGGACCCCAACTCATAGACGGCGCCTTGAGCCTGGGTCCTATCCGCCAAGCGGGCTGACCGCGCGGCCGTGCGATTTACGCTGACGATATCAGAAGGCTCGACTTCGTCGATAATCTCCGTTGAGTGGGTGGCGATGATCGTCTGGACGTAGCGCCCCTTGAGGAGCCTGATGATCTTCCGCTGGAGGTCGGCGTGCATGTAGATGTCGGGTTCGTCAAGTACGACACTCGCAGTGCTTGGGGTGCGGACCATGAACCACAGCGTCTGCAACCACATCTGCAGACCATGCCCCATCAACGCCAGTTCGCCCGTGAAGTCGCCCACCCGGACCATGAGCTGATGAACCCATCCCTCTTGGCGATGGATGCGGCTCAGGTCATGAAGCTGAAGTCCCTTCCACGTGTCTTCGGCAAGCGTCCTCAGCCTCTCATAACCGAGCGGGAACATCGCCAACTCGTTGCGGAAGTGTGCTGGGCTCAAATGAGAACCGAGATGCCGCAGGACGGTCTCTCTCTGCAGTACCCTCTCATATCGCGCGACGGGCCCAACGCGCGGCAGAACACGCATGTCGGGAACGGCCTCGAAAGCGGAGTCCGCAGTCGAGTGTGGATGGGCAGAATCGAGCTGCGGGCACGACGCATGTACTGACAGGTCTGCGCCAAGGTAGATCGTGAACACGGCTGAGTCGAAGGATGCTGTGAGAATGGCAGGCGGGTCGCCCAGGTTGTTGAAGAGCCCATCAACTGGCACATCCACGCCCGCGAGTGACGGTCTTCTCCCCCAGCCTACCGGCAGATGCGAGAGCCATGGCGGCGCTTCTTGTCGCGGCTTGCTCCTGTACCCGCTAACCACGCGAGACACGATTGTGAGAGCCTCGACGATCGTTGACTTGCCCGCATTGTTGATGCCGGCCAGGATTGTTA contains:
- a CDS encoding AAA family ATPase, whose product is MLQELRLQNYRGFRDHAVEFGPLTILAGINNAGKSTIVEALTIVSRVVSGYRSKPRQEAPPWLSHLPVGWGRRPSLAGVDVPVDGLFNNLGDPPAILTASFDSAVFTIYLGADLSVHASCPQLDSAHPHSTADSAFEAVPDMRVLPRVGPVARYERVLQRETVLRHLGSHLSPAHFRNELAMFPLGYERLRTLAEDTWKGLQLHDLSRIHRQEGWVHQLMVRVGDFTGELALMGHGLQMWLQTLWFMVRTPSTASVVLDEPDIYMHADLQRKIIRLLKGRYVQTIIATHSTEIIDEVEPSDIVSVNRTAARSARLADRTQAQGAVYELGSMHNIALSRLGSRRKFLVWEGQDLPLLKSFQNTLFPRSETPFDALPGAGVGGQGQWGSVVSWPELLRQTVMADVSVYCVLDRDFKPEDEIRGMISESRQNGVNLYVWRRKEIENYLLLPEVIARLLRPAEQGSAGTDLADLVALKIDEVVGSMEEDCFQSLASSWWAYQTRAARQEGKPPPDIKTVMQQVRTYLNRVWQSQDGRWGVVSGKAVFSRLSGWSQTEYGISLAPVRVARAVRESDLPGEVVMVVSAIEKGEAFPTETE
- the trpB gene encoding tryptophan synthase subunit beta, whose translation is MSAATPSPAGRFGRYGGQYVPETLIAALGEIEAAYNACKDTPEFRAEFAGLLQDYAGRPSPLYYAGRLSQMIGCKVYLKREDLNHTGSHKINNCLGQALVARRMGKPRLLAETGAGQHGVATATVAALLGMQGVVYMGEEDVRRQALNVFRMKLLGTEVVPVTSGTRTLKDAINEAFRDWMENVDSTYYLFGTVAGPHPFPTMVKDFQSVIGREVRAQCLEKEGRLPSRVIACVGGGSNSMGLFADFIPDTEVQLIGAEAGGRGLRVGDHSAALNLGTFGVLHGSAQYVLQDEDGQVAPAHSIAAGLDYPGVGPEHCYLKDIGRARYEIVDDMEAVRAFRILSETEGIIPALESAHAVALALRLKDEFSPDEIVVVNISGRGDKDCAEVAEVLEREGL